The Acidianus infernus genome window below encodes:
- a CDS encoding GTP-binding protein gives MYLISLLGNGDTGKTTSFAKFLLKNNYFLEHQEEAVKNAKFDAEINGKPEDYYQFLLYVSPQEKIEERTIYTAQKIMAYYQGKFLPFRTISYLKFTGEKYERVIIDSPYKDGFAKGYVTFSLQDIGGQFDLFDKQINGLRISDAVIYFADDKTTQKDAENHAKMISAFKLPTFVVINKEDILKEKAVDKLNMILTTFQEYKINVVDKIITSALYKEEEIVKFLENAIKWTIQKEIKTYDKNVFGVIRNVNRSIATMRAYTSLSMPKNSQQYLYTQRKKRFFPNKVKSVEFALKETRMIHKGELVGVAFSENPLPSVVFKEEEHIRNPITNIHLERPLQEGEILFSSFIHSIKGEKYGNLILNEGIGVNELFVIDTINQTIKEIYDLTEFF, from the coding sequence ATGTATTTAATTTCATTACTTGGCAACGGAGACACTGGTAAAACAACCTCATTCGCAAAATTCCTACTAAAGAACAATTACTTCCTAGAACACCAAGAAGAAGCAGTAAAAAACGCAAAATTCGACGCAGAAATAAACGGAAAACCAGAAGATTACTACCAATTCCTCCTCTATGTTTCACCACAAGAAAAAATAGAAGAAAGAACAATTTATACGGCACAAAAAATAATGGCATACTACCAAGGAAAATTCCTACCATTCAGAACAATATCTTACCTAAAATTCACAGGAGAAAAATACGAAAGAGTAATAATAGACTCACCATACAAAGACGGCTTCGCAAAAGGCTACGTCACTTTCTCCCTACAAGACATAGGAGGGCAGTTTGACCTATTTGACAAACAGATAAACGGACTAAGAATCTCAGACGCGGTAATATACTTCGCAGACGACAAAACAACACAAAAAGATGCAGAAAACCACGCAAAAATGATCTCAGCTTTTAAACTACCAACATTCGTGGTAATAAACAAAGAAGACATACTAAAAGAAAAAGCAGTAGACAAACTAAACATGATACTAACAACCTTTCAAGAGTATAAGATAAACGTGGTAGATAAAATAATAACATCAGCCCTTTACAAGGAAGAAGAAATAGTAAAATTCCTAGAAAATGCAATAAAATGGACAATACAAAAAGAAATAAAAACGTATGATAAAAACGTATTCGGAGTAATAAGAAACGTAAACAGAAGCATAGCAACAATGAGAGCTTACACTTCGCTTTCCATGCCGAAAAATTCTCAGCAATATCTTTACACTCAGAGGAAGAAAAGGTTCTTCCCTAATAAGGTTAAAAGCGTGGAATTTGCTCTTAAAGAAACAAGAATGATTCATAAGGGAGAACTTGTAGGAGTTGCTTTCTCCGAGAATCCTTTGCCTTCAGTTGTATTTAAGGAAGAAGAGCATATAAGAAACCCAATAACTAACATCCACTTGGAGAGACCTTTACAAGAAGGAGAAATCCTATTCTCTTCGTTTATACATTCAATAAAAGGTGAAAAATATGGTAACTTAATCCTTAATGAGGGGATAGGAGTTAACGAACTTTTCGTTATAGATACAATAAATCAAACCATTAAGGAAATTTACGACCTAACGGAATTCTTCTAA
- a CDS encoding energy-coupling factor transporter transmembrane component T family protein, whose product MVPWSSLYEDPFTQNIISLFLFFYGVALPIGLLLTVLGLKGLMEITRYESGKTFLYKLNPLTKVFFGIVVMSVAAVTIWWIGAILTLVTMFLYLTLNDGKKKFAYITLLVFITIIGSTWSIAPYTPNSVLQMVFPCPTSSYTVVWVWPSYFVNIMGYEPQLTLQALIYGAQISFRITSVLVSSLLLILTTTTSDIFRMFSKVKVPLAITFSILVGVKTVPRIFEILDTSVKMQFIRGLGYGKPRVLYPLYFFYAGLMAIIPSMVYLLRGAKNLAISVDTRGFRAYESRTMLVNLPFTKYDYAMFAVMIGLIILAVLANIYGFGRSIPYVGY is encoded by the coding sequence TTGGTACCCTGGAGTTCTCTTTATGAAGATCCTTTTACTCAGAATATTATTAGTCTATTCCTATTCTTCTACGGAGTAGCTTTACCTATAGGTTTACTCCTAACGGTACTAGGATTAAAAGGATTAATGGAAATAACAAGGTACGAAAGCGGGAAAACTTTCCTTTACAAGCTTAATCCATTAACTAAGGTATTTTTTGGAATAGTAGTAATGTCAGTAGCAGCGGTAACTATATGGTGGATTGGTGCTATCTTAACTCTCGTGACAATGTTCCTATACTTGACATTAAATGACGGCAAAAAGAAGTTTGCTTACATTACTCTCCTAGTCTTTATTACAATAATAGGCTCAACGTGGAGCATTGCACCCTATACGCCTAATTCAGTACTGCAAATGGTATTCCCTTGCCCTACATCAAGCTATACTGTAGTCTGGGTATGGCCTTCGTATTTCGTAAATATAATGGGCTATGAGCCTCAATTAACTTTACAAGCACTAATTTACGGAGCGCAAATATCGTTCAGAATAACTTCAGTTTTAGTCTCTTCATTACTCCTTATACTAACTACTACGACATCTGACATCTTTAGAATGTTCTCTAAAGTGAAAGTTCCCCTTGCTATAACTTTCTCTATATTAGTTGGCGTAAAAACTGTACCAAGAATTTTTGAAATCCTAGATACTTCAGTAAAAATGCAGTTCATTAGAGGATTAGGATACGGAAAACCCAGAGTGTTATATCCTCTCTATTTCTTTTACGCAGGATTAATGGCAATTATACCCTCAATGGTTTACTTACTTAGAGGAGCAAAGAACCTTGCAATTTCAGTAGATACTAGAGGTTTTAGGGCTTATGAAAGTAGAACAATGTTAGTAAACTTGCCTTTTACTAAATACGACTACGCAATGTTTGCAGTCATGATAGGGCTTATAATCCTAGCAGTTCTAGCAAACATTTACGGCTTCGGAAGGAGCATTCCCTACGTGGGATACTAA
- a CDS encoding ABC transporter ATP-binding protein — MKFVEIKDFQVTYLGRGKPSLVIDEFEIEDGESVLIVGKSGSGKSTLVNAINGVIPNMINAQETGEISVYGKDPRKQPIYETAKLVGTLLQDPETQIFNYTVIDEIAFGPENFMLPKEEIIERVYEASKLTGISHLLHRDTNTLSGGEMQRVALASILAMRPRALILDEPTSNIDPKGTAEIFSLIKNFRQERRSLIIVEHKLERVLPYVDRVVLIDKGRIVLDVPKEELIESSDLLASAGVEIPDYYLYLKKVGAKSLSKELLKGYKYVPPPRRKGEKEVLYAKVKVWTKQGKTLVDTEISIKQGEIVALMGNNGAGKSTLLKAIMGMLDRKLKAEVKLVVEGKDLSKKGLAERGSYIGYLPQNFDIMFVKRKVEDEVAFAMKNRKTFSEEKLNNILQMFSLQRVRHDDPLLLSMGQRRRVAMASILASGAKILLMDEPTSGQDWYHREILGREVQNLREKGYTFLIVTHDSRFVDKFCDRVLVMKEGKIVFNGTPEEAFLREDLGIYPPTEYVVTKLGTLEFSL, encoded by the coding sequence GTGAAGTTCGTTGAAATTAAAGATTTTCAAGTTACTTACCTAGGTAGAGGTAAGCCTTCTCTAGTAATAGATGAATTTGAAATAGAAGATGGAGAGTCGGTACTAATTGTTGGGAAATCTGGCTCAGGAAAATCGACGCTAGTAAATGCTATAAACGGAGTTATTCCAAATATGATAAATGCTCAAGAAACTGGAGAAATTTCAGTTTACGGTAAAGATCCTAGAAAACAGCCCATTTATGAGACTGCTAAGCTTGTAGGAACACTCCTTCAAGACCCTGAAACTCAAATTTTTAATTATACCGTAATAGACGAGATAGCCTTTGGTCCGGAAAATTTCATGCTACCTAAAGAGGAAATAATAGAAAGAGTATATGAAGCGTCAAAGCTTACTGGAATTTCTCACTTGTTACATCGAGACACTAACACTCTTTCTGGGGGAGAAATGCAGAGAGTAGCCTTAGCATCAATATTAGCAATGAGACCTAGGGCATTAATACTTGATGAGCCTACCTCTAATATAGATCCAAAAGGTACTGCAGAGATCTTCTCTTTAATAAAAAACTTTAGGCAAGAAAGGAGGAGTTTAATAATAGTTGAACATAAGCTTGAGAGAGTTCTACCTTACGTTGATAGGGTAGTCCTAATAGACAAGGGGAGAATAGTTCTAGATGTGCCAAAGGAGGAATTAATTGAAAGTTCTGATTTATTAGCCTCTGCTGGAGTGGAAATTCCAGATTATTATCTTTATTTAAAGAAAGTAGGAGCAAAAAGCCTTAGTAAAGAATTACTGAAGGGATATAAATACGTTCCTCCTCCCAGGAGAAAAGGTGAGAAAGAAGTACTTTATGCCAAAGTTAAAGTTTGGACTAAACAAGGTAAGACACTTGTAGATACCGAAATTTCAATAAAACAAGGAGAGATAGTAGCATTAATGGGAAATAACGGTGCAGGAAAATCTACTTTACTTAAGGCAATAATGGGGATGCTAGATAGAAAATTAAAGGCTGAGGTTAAACTTGTTGTAGAAGGAAAGGACTTAAGTAAAAAGGGACTTGCAGAAAGAGGAAGTTACATAGGCTATTTGCCTCAAAACTTTGATATAATGTTTGTAAAGAGGAAAGTTGAGGATGAAGTAGCATTTGCGATGAAGAATAGGAAAACCTTCTCTGAAGAGAAGTTGAACAATATCCTGCAAATGTTTTCCTTACAAAGAGTAAGGCACGATGACCCTCTTTTATTATCAATGGGGCAAAGGAGGAGAGTCGCAATGGCATCAATCCTTGCCTCTGGAGCTAAGATATTATTGATGGATGAACCTACTAGTGGACAAGATTGGTACCACAGAGAGATCTTAGGAAGAGAAGTCCAGAATTTAAGAGAAAAAGGTTACACATTCCTCATAGTAACTCACGATTCAAGGTTTGTTGATAAGTTCTGTGATAGAGTGTTGGTAATGAAAGAAGGTAAAATTGTATTTAATGGAACTCCAGAGGAGGCTTTTCTAAGGGAAGATCTAGGAATTTATCCTCCAACTGAATACGTGGTGACCAAGCTTGGTACCCTGGAGTTCTCTTTATGA
- a CDS encoding NAD(P)/FAD-dependent oxidoreductase yields MRIVILGGGFAGLSALKTHDSIMIDNKDYFILTHKLIDVVKTGDPSIAKIPYPKVLKATVKSIDFRKKVVITTAGEIAYDKLIISLGYSQKLIEGAVKFENIEDALRIREGLLRAKTVVIIGGGNLGVELASLAREMGKEVYLIEGQSRLLNFMSQESSAYAEKKLREMGVNVLLNTKVERIEENTVYAEDQKIRGDLIVSSIGFKGPSILKEVGLTTINDRMVVNEYLQSVDQEDVYGAGDCSTTKEFIPMSAQVAVQAGRTAMLNAIGFERKFSYRQYAIIVRIGNDYFGDLLGKFVKGRVAELAEKLGIYRAIRLLK; encoded by the coding sequence ATGAGGATTGTTATTTTAGGTGGAGGATTTGCAGGATTATCTGCATTAAAAACTCACGATTCTATAATGATAGATAATAAAGATTACTTCATACTAACTCACAAGCTCATTGATGTGGTAAAAACTGGCGATCCTAGCATTGCAAAAATTCCATATCCTAAAGTTCTCAAAGCTACTGTTAAGTCAATTGATTTTAGAAAAAAAGTAGTAATAACTACTGCAGGAGAAATAGCGTATGATAAATTAATTATATCCTTAGGTTATTCGCAGAAACTTATTGAAGGTGCAGTAAAGTTCGAAAACATAGAGGACGCTTTAAGAATTAGGGAAGGATTGCTAAGAGCTAAAACTGTAGTTATAATAGGAGGAGGAAACTTAGGAGTAGAATTGGCATCCTTAGCAAGAGAAATGGGAAAGGAAGTTTACCTAATTGAGGGACAAAGTAGGCTATTAAATTTCATGTCTCAAGAATCTTCTGCCTACGCTGAAAAGAAATTAAGAGAGATGGGAGTTAATGTGCTGTTGAACACTAAGGTTGAGAGGATAGAAGAAAACACTGTCTATGCGGAAGATCAAAAAATAAGAGGAGATTTAATAGTATCTTCAATAGGGTTCAAAGGACCTTCGATTCTTAAAGAGGTAGGGCTAACTACTATAAATGATAGGATGGTTGTTAATGAATATTTACAATCTGTAGATCAAGAAGATGTTTACGGTGCAGGTGATTGTTCTACAACTAAGGAATTCATACCCATGTCTGCACAAGTTGCAGTACAGGCTGGAAGAACTGCAATGCTTAATGCAATAGGATTTGAAAGAAAGTTCTCATACCGTCAATATGCGATTATAGTTAGAATAGGTAACGATTATTTTGGAGATTTACTAGGTAAATTTGTTAAAGGAAGAGTAGCAGAATTGGCAGAAAAACTTGGAATATATAGGGCTATAAGATTATTAAAGTGA
- a CDS encoding GTP-binding protein produces the protein MKKIIINIEGSVNSGKSTLLGYLLWKYSTNKDYIAQKTRLFQIYNKQYKVPVQEYLANLIQITSDETIRQMTSKSHAVNITIGDLQLIAIDIGGHNRYTYQAHLSTVESDTTLFAIPVDEIKEKAYLKNTMLTHLITTYLVRKAFGRTPEFHVIITKIDMEKDYDKYVSQVKSDLDRIGKILGMTDARFYYYTSSIIVKGINDIQAEGQYEELLKNLESTVQTRINSSKTVFHARDVMNPTENIKVLAGRVMSGKIQKNDVLNTPYGEQKVIQIEEFGQKIYAADPTSYIAIRFERDNFPLNFKGGEVLGNFEYFSNGEITLLDLRDTMKRIQEEFELKDEQYYNPPSKIQKGTKFYTTINGYRTALKVEDVISEESKKLRLKVKIEDRVDKISVFGEIRNTGITYEENNKIWGAFIL, from the coding sequence ATGAAGAAGATTATCATCAACATTGAGGGAAGCGTCAACTCTGGTAAATCAACTCTCTTAGGATATTTACTTTGGAAATATTCAACCAACAAGGACTACATAGCTCAAAAGACCAGATTATTCCAAATATATAATAAACAGTATAAAGTCCCAGTGCAAGAATATTTGGCAAACCTTATACAAATAACCAGCGACGAAACAATTAGACAAATGACTTCCAAATCTCACGCAGTTAATATAACAATAGGAGACCTCCAATTAATAGCAATAGATATAGGAGGTCATAATAGGTACACTTATCAGGCTCACCTTTCAACAGTTGAGAGCGATACAACGCTTTTCGCAATTCCGGTTGATGAAATAAAGGAGAAGGCTTATCTTAAGAATACGATGCTTACTCACTTAATTACTACTTACCTAGTTAGAAAAGCCTTTGGCAGAACGCCAGAATTCCATGTCATAATAACTAAGATAGACATGGAAAAGGATTATGATAAATACGTTAGTCAAGTTAAGAGCGACCTTGATAGGATAGGCAAAATCCTAGGAATGACTGACGCAAGGTTTTACTACTACACTTCTTCCATAATAGTTAAAGGAATAAATGATATTCAAGCTGAAGGTCAATACGAGGAACTATTAAAGAACCTTGAAAGCACTGTTCAAACTAGAATAAACTCATCAAAGACAGTCTTTCACGCCAGAGACGTAATGAACCCTACTGAGAATATTAAAGTATTAGCCGGTAGAGTAATGTCGGGAAAGATACAGAAGAACGACGTGTTAAATACTCCTTACGGTGAGCAAAAAGTAATACAGATTGAGGAATTCGGACAAAAGATTTACGCTGCAGACCCAACGTCTTATATCGCAATAAGGTTTGAAAGGGATAACTTTCCCTTAAACTTCAAGGGTGGAGAAGTTTTAGGCAATTTTGAATACTTTAGCAATGGCGAAATAACTCTCCTAGACCTTAGGGATACCATGAAGAGAATACAGGAGGAGTTTGAATTAAAGGATGAGCAGTATTATAATCCTCCATCTAAAATACAGAAAGGAACTAAGTTTTACACTACAATTAACGGTTATAGGACTGCACTAAAGGTTGAAGACGTAATTTCCGAGGAAAGCAAGAAATTAAGACTGAAGGTAAAAATAGAGGATAGAGTTGATAAGATATCTGTCTTCGGAGAAATAAGGAACACTGGAATAACTTATGAGGAGAATAACAAAATCTGGGGAGCATTCATTTTATGA
- a CDS encoding purine-nucleoside phosphorylase, whose translation MALITAKPGDLGEKAIIVGNLQRMRTVSSLLEDSKLVSEFAGYYTYVGKYKGEKVSVVFHGIGIPSLTLVTHDLYNLGVKEIIRFGSATGLKDVKPGEVVVPIGYSYNLGGTFYQYLNGEFTAYALTPDYELLNKVVNNLKAKQLKVRVGNVFTSDALFTHSKEFLDKLSSRNHIAVELEGAGLYFLSNLLGFKAVSVHLIYRNANGESMPAEDINKTEKIIAEALLESL comes from the coding sequence ATGGCTCTCATAACCGCAAAACCGGGAGACCTGGGAGAAAAGGCAATAATCGTAGGTAATCTCCAAAGAATGAGAACTGTAAGTAGCTTACTAGAAGATTCAAAGTTAGTAAGCGAGTTTGCAGGATACTATACTTACGTAGGCAAATACAAGGGAGAAAAAGTAAGCGTAGTATTTCACGGCATAGGAATACCGTCATTAACACTAGTAACCCACGACCTCTACAATTTAGGAGTTAAGGAAATTATAAGATTTGGTTCTGCTACAGGGTTAAAAGACGTAAAGCCAGGAGAAGTAGTAGTTCCAATAGGTTACTCTTATAACTTAGGAGGAACTTTCTACCAGTACTTAAATGGAGAGTTTACAGCTTATGCACTAACTCCCGATTACGAACTACTAAACAAGGTAGTAAATAACTTAAAAGCAAAGCAGCTAAAGGTAAGAGTAGGCAACGTATTTACAAGTGATGCGCTATTTACTCATAGTAAGGAATTTCTCGACAAGTTATCATCAAGGAACCACATAGCTGTTGAACTAGAAGGTGCAGGACTTTACTTCCTATCCAACCTCCTAGGGTTTAAAGCAGTATCGGTTCATCTGATTTACAGAAACGCCAATGGAGAGAGCATGCCAGCAGAGGATATAAATAAGACAGAGAAAATTATAGCGGAAGCGTTATTAGAAAGTCTATAA
- a CDS encoding cation:proton antiporter, with translation MDYGALGISLLLSLVLAFILTKLKLSPIIAYLIGGIIASTYLGVNFNSPDFSLITSLALNLLAFEIGTGFDLTKARELFTRAIFVALAELTLILTISYYTGIYILHLGSVGSIFLVLASIDSSTSIIYKLTEGKTIRDKDLLIAVASIEDIEVFLIYSVIVALGGNFSFIKITTVIIEVVLASMILYVVARFLFQRVLFSPSKVEDESIIILLPIALVFIFSYISSITGVPTTLTMILAGIAFSSVSGSEKVIKTIAPVREFALIFFFLAVGGLLKINEDLIGFLAISLLIISIKYFSFSTAYWLTGTNFVQSYTNGIYMIPLSEFGIIVTLDALEEGVNVYTIYLISITVVIASSIIAAVLAQRVQKISTFISEIYSRLRILPQLDSAIIWLNRTVIGQITPFSKSEISRVSLRLIVIMLLPFVIFPLFHRFSSFIPSNLGFLFYMIFIVESVIASLFLYNFSLSSMRIYYIIVGEILIRIQKVKSRSFKEFWRGILDFAGIGSVFFLILSSLFYLFLEMSPLLAYDPPIISLPIQLVSLVIIIIYISRRDFKKISKFSIYSRRKPSYKKVIKMTSIAIQKYKKESDNNKEKEKILGIINIRVK, from the coding sequence GTGGATTACGGAGCCCTAGGGATTTCCTTACTTCTATCTTTAGTTCTTGCGTTCATTTTAACAAAGCTTAAACTCTCTCCCATTATAGCTTACCTCATTGGAGGAATTATCGCTTCAACTTATTTGGGTGTAAATTTCAATTCTCCAGATTTCTCTCTTATCACCTCATTGGCGTTGAACCTCTTAGCATTTGAAATAGGTACAGGCTTTGATTTAACTAAAGCGAGAGAATTATTTACTAGAGCTATTTTCGTTGCTCTAGCAGAGCTAACGCTTATTCTTACTATTTCTTATTATACTGGGATTTATATCCTCCATTTAGGTTCAGTAGGCTCAATATTCCTAGTCCTAGCGTCAATAGATAGTAGTACCTCAATTATTTATAAGCTTACAGAAGGCAAAACGATAAGAGATAAGGATTTACTAATAGCAGTAGCCTCAATAGAAGATATCGAAGTATTCTTAATTTATTCTGTAATTGTTGCATTAGGTGGTAATTTCTCCTTTATAAAAATAACTACTGTAATTATTGAAGTCGTATTAGCGTCAATGATACTTTACGTAGTTGCCAGGTTTCTCTTCCAGAGAGTTTTATTTTCCCCAAGTAAAGTAGAAGACGAAAGCATAATTATTCTCTTACCCATAGCACTAGTTTTTATCTTCTCTTATATTTCGTCTATCACCGGAGTTCCAACAACTCTAACAATGATATTAGCAGGAATAGCTTTTTCCTCCGTTAGCGGTAGCGAAAAGGTGATAAAAACCATTGCACCAGTAAGAGAATTCGCATTAATTTTCTTCTTTCTAGCAGTGGGAGGACTCTTGAAAATTAATGAAGATTTGATAGGATTCTTAGCTATCTCTCTCCTTATAATCAGTATAAAGTATTTCTCCTTCAGCACAGCCTATTGGTTAACCGGAACTAACTTTGTTCAATCTTATACAAACGGAATTTACATGATTCCATTGAGCGAATTCGGAATTATAGTTACACTCGACGCATTAGAGGAAGGTGTTAACGTTTATACTATCTATCTTATTTCCATTACAGTAGTTATAGCCTCTAGCATAATTGCTGCAGTGCTGGCACAGAGAGTCCAAAAAATATCAACATTTATTAGTGAAATATATTCTAGATTAAGAATTTTACCTCAGTTAGATTCAGCCATAATTTGGCTTAACAGAACAGTTATAGGGCAAATAACTCCATTTAGCAAATCTGAAATAAGTAGGGTTTCTCTTAGATTAATAGTTATTATGCTTCTGCCTTTTGTAATATTTCCTCTCTTTCATAGGTTTTCTAGTTTTATTCCTTCAAACTTAGGCTTTCTATTCTATATGATCTTTATAGTAGAGTCCGTCATTGCTTCGTTATTTCTTTATAATTTTTCATTATCATCTATGAGGATATATTATATCATAGTGGGCGAAATATTAATAAGAATACAGAAAGTTAAAAGCAGGTCTTTTAAGGAATTTTGGAGGGGAATTTTAGATTTTGCAGGAATTGGAAGCGTATTTTTCCTTATTTTATCCTCATTATTTTATCTATTTTTAGAAATGTCGCCACTACTAGCTTACGATCCGCCAATTATAAGCCTTCCAATACAACTCGTCTCGTTAGTTATTATTATCATCTATATTAGCAGGAGAGATTTTAAGAAAATATCAAAATTTTCAATATATTCTAGGAGAAAGCCCAGTTATAAAAAAGTTATTAAGATGACAAGTATTGCAATACAAAAGTACAAAAAAGAGAGTGATAATAATAAAGAAAAAGAGAAAATATTAGGCATAATCAATATAAGAGTAAAGTAA
- a CDS encoding phospholipase C, translating to MKRTLIITFFLTIFFLLPTFHASTTLTPIKHVIIIIEENHSFDNMFGTYPFGWPPIVNNITLSVMWPCGLYKNYTQLESSKNGELCWISVPNVPWLPFLGSSHPYYANAWDTVDPGEGWCLYHGDYWFGTYDGFVYYSGPQSMAYFSYQQVGILWDYAEEYVLADNYYSPVLGLTEPNRVAYMTGFPPSFYSDDACNVIPFNETIMYQLCENNISWGYFVYDYSGCIPWPMGAFIGIQNYMNHFHGLNAFQEYLQNNSLPAVSWVMLINGYDDEYDMHPPYNVTAGAVKISQIINEVMRSPEWNSTVIFITFDEGGGYFDQVVPPAINYYGLGQRIPLLIISPYAKEAWIDNYTLSGYTLLGFIDYNWHLPWLTKCVENSDVQGLLCAFNFSRARPPIILCPNNWTYPIPLQYPVHYGYIAVVHPLPSYASVYPEPAIQILLPLDLIGFTLLFASFKKRNLTLYALLSLLVGLGISGYVYSTNSMYSFVTDYFVYSSLIGFLISSVLALKRYKNALRR from the coding sequence ATGAAAAGAACCCTCATCATAACCTTTTTCTTAACAATCTTCTTTCTTTTACCCACTTTTCATGCTTCAACAACTCTAACTCCGATTAAACACGTTATCATAATAATCGAGGAAAATCACTCCTTTGATAATATGTTTGGAACTTATCCTTTTGGCTGGCCACCAATAGTTAATAACATAACTCTTTCAGTAATGTGGCCCTGTGGTCTTTATAAGAATTATACACAATTAGAAAGTAGTAAGAACGGAGAACTCTGCTGGATTTCCGTTCCAAATGTTCCATGGTTACCATTCTTAGGTAGTAGTCATCCGTATTATGCCAACGCTTGGGACACAGTAGACCCAGGAGAAGGGTGGTGCTTATATCATGGAGACTACTGGTTTGGCACTTACGACGGCTTCGTTTATTATTCTGGGCCACAGTCGATGGCTTATTTCTCTTACCAGCAAGTTGGAATATTGTGGGATTACGCTGAGGAATACGTTCTTGCTGATAACTATTATTCTCCAGTCCTTGGTTTAACAGAGCCTAACAGAGTTGCCTACATGACTGGATTTCCTCCAAGCTTTTATAGTGACGACGCTTGTAATGTTATTCCATTTAACGAAACAATAATGTATCAACTCTGTGAAAATAACATAAGCTGGGGCTATTTCGTTTACGATTATTCTGGTTGTATTCCTTGGCCAATGGGAGCATTTATAGGAATACAAAATTACATGAATCACTTCCACGGACTTAACGCATTTCAAGAATATTTGCAAAATAATTCATTACCTGCAGTTAGTTGGGTTATGCTAATCAACGGATACGACGATGAATACGACATGCATCCTCCTTATAATGTAACTGCCGGAGCTGTAAAAATTTCTCAGATAATCAATGAGGTAATGAGAAGCCCAGAGTGGAACTCTACCGTCATTTTCATAACATTTGATGAAGGCGGAGGATATTTTGACCAGGTAGTTCCTCCCGCAATAAATTATTATGGACTTGGTCAAAGAATTCCTCTTTTGATTATTTCGCCATATGCAAAAGAGGCATGGATAGATAATTACACGCTAAGTGGGTATACCTTGTTAGGATTTATTGATTATAATTGGCATTTACCTTGGTTAACAAAATGCGTAGAAAATAGTGACGTTCAAGGATTATTATGTGCATTCAATTTCTCGAGAGCTAGACCTCCAATAATACTTTGCCCAAATAACTGGACTTATCCTATACCTTTACAATATCCTGTGCATTACGGTTACATTGCTGTAGTTCATCCTTTGCCTAGCTATGCGTCAGTTTATCCAGAACCAGCAATTCAAATCCTCCTACCATTGGATTTAATAGGCTTTACATTACTCTTCGCATCGTTTAAGAAGAGAAATCTTACGCTCTACGCTTTGCTTTCCCTGCTAGTGGGTCTTGGAATTTCCGGTTACGTTTATTCCACAAACAGTATGTACAGTTTCGTCACCGACTATTTCGTTTACTCCTCTCTTATAGGCTTTCTAATATCCTCAGTATTAGCGTTAAAGAGGTATAAGAACGCATTAAGGAGGTAA